The genomic segment ACCCTGGCCCTGGCCCGGGATTGCCCCCTGCTGGCGGCCCCGGCCATGAACCGGCAGATGTGGGAAAACCCCGCCACCCGGCGCAATGTGGCCCAGTTGCGGGCCGACGGCGTGACCCTGCTGGGGCCGGCCTGGGGCGAGCAGGCCTGCGGCGAGGTGGGGGAGGGCCGCATGCTGGAGGCCGCCGAGATCTTCGACGACCTGGTGGCCTTCTTCCAGCTCAAGCCCCTGGCGGGCAAGCGGGTGCTGATGACCGCCGGCCCCACCTTCGAGCCCCTGGACCCGGTGCGGGGCATCACCAATTCCAGCTCCGGCAAGATGGGCTTCGCCCTGGCCCGGGCCTGCGCCGAGGCCGGCGCCCAGGTCACCCTGGTGGCCGGTCCCTGTCCCCAGCCCACCCCCCGCGGCGTCACCCGGCTCGATGTGGTCAGCGCCCTGGACATGCGGAATGCGGTGCTGGCCCAAATGCCGGGTCAGGACGTGTTCATCGCCGTGGCGGCGGTGGCCGACTACCGCCCGGTCCAGGCCGCCGACCACAAGATCAAGAAGACTGGCGCACAACTGACGATCGAGCTGACCCCCAATCCGGACATCCTGGCCGAGGTGGCGGCCCTGCCGAATCCGCCCTTCTGCGTCGGCTTCGCTGCCGAGAGCCGGGACCTGGCTACCTATGCCGAGGGCAAGCGTCAGGCCAAGAAGCTGTCCCTGGTGGTGGGCAACCTGGTCCAGGACGGCCTGGGGGGCGACCGCAACGCCGTCACCCTGTTCGACGCCGCCGGTGCCCATCCCCTGCCGGAAGCCGACAAGCTCACCGTGGCCCGGGGCATCGTCGCCCATCTGGCCAAGCTGTTGTAGAAGGAGCCCCGCCGCCGGGCCGCCCCAAGGCGGGGCAGCCAGGATCGGGGAGCGTAGCGAACCAAAGTCACCCCTTTCCTTGGGAAAGGGGTTGGGGGAAAGGCCCCAAGGAGCCCCGCCGCCGGGCCGCCCCAAGGCGGGGCAGCCAGGATCGGGGAGCGTAGCGAACCAAAGTCACCCCTTTCCTTGGGAAAGGGGCTGGGGGAAAGGCCCATATATGCACCACATCGACGTCAAGATCCTCGACTCCCGGCTGCGGGATACCCCTCCCCATTACGCCACGCCCGGTTCGGCAGGCCTGGACCTGCGGGCCTGCATCGAGTCCCCCCTGAAGATACATCCCGGCGAGACCCATCTGGTGCCCACCGGCATCGCCATCCATCTGGCCGATCCGGGCCTGGCGGCGATGATCCTGCCCCGCTCCGGCCTGGGCCACAAGCATGGCATCGTGCTGGGCAATCTGGTGGGCCTGATCGACTCCGACTACCAGGGCGAAATTTTCGTTTCCACCTGGAATCGGGGCAAGGAGACGTTCACCCTCAATCCCCTGGACCGGCTGGCCCAACTGGTGGTGGTGCCGGTGATGCAGGTGGGCTTCAACGTGGTGGATGAGTTCACCGAGAGCGACCGGGGAGCCGGCGGCTTCGGTAGCACCGGGCACGGCTAGGGACACGCCGATTAAGTCCGTCACACCGGCGAATGCCGGTGTCCAGTATGTTGATTTTCCTGGATTCCGGCGTTCGCCGGAATGACGCTGAACACTCCTCCACTCCCGTTCCACGGCCTGCTTCGCGCAATCCCGCCTATGCCCCCTTTCTGGGGCGGGGCTGCTCATCGGCGCGCTGCGTTCGACGGTCGCGATCGGGGCCGTTGATGCTTCTGCACGCCTAATCCATCACCGCAGCTCCTGCCGGATTCGGTCTAAGCTGAAACCGGAAGGAGATGTGTCATGGATGATCGCCGCACTGTGGGGGTTGGCATCACTGAGGCCGAGATAATGGATATCGGCCTTGCGCTCCATTGCCGCGCTGCCTCTTCCACGCCCCGCCTCTACCGGGGGCTGTTGGGCCGTCTGCTGCGGCGGACCATGGAGGACGAGGGCGTCCGTCATGCCCTGTTCCAGTTCATCGACACCCTGCCGCGCCTGAGTCGCGGGCGGGATATCGGCGCCCACCTGGGGGCCTATCTCGATCAGGCCGGCGCCGCCGGCTGGCCCCGGGCCTTGCTGCGCCTGGGAGAACAACCCCTGTTGGCGCCCCTGGTGAAATGGCAGACCGGCCGCTGGGGCAGGCAACTGCTCTGTCCCGAGAACGCCCGCGCCCTGGGCCGGGTGATCGGTGCGTTGGCGCCGGCCCGGACCAGTTTCGATGCGGTGGGCGAGGCGGTGCTGACCGAGGCGGAGGCCGACGCCTATCTGGCCCGCAACCTGGCCCTGCTGGAATGGCAGGCGGCGGCGGGCGTCACGCCCCATCTCTCGCTGAAGCTCACGGCTCTGTCCCCCCGTTGCGATCCCTTGGACCCGGCCGGCAGCCGTCGCGCCGTGTTCTCCCGCCTGGAGCCCCTGATGGCGGCGGTGGAGCGCCATGGGGCCGGACTGACGGTGGATATGGAACAGCACGAACTGAAGCCCCTGCTTCAAGACCTGTTCCTCGCCATGCTGGAAGCCTGGCCCGGGGAGCGCTGGCAGCCCGCCATCGCCTTGCAGGCCTATGGGCCGGACGCCGAGTCCGATCTGTCCCGGCTGCTGGCCGCCGGCCAGCGCCAGGGCCGGCGCATCGGTGTGCGTCTGGTGAAGGGGGCCTACTGGGA from the Denitratisoma oestradiolicum genome contains:
- the dut gene encoding dUTP diphosphatase, with protein sequence MHHIDVKILDSRLRDTPPHYATPGSAGLDLRACIESPLKIHPGETHLVPTGIAIHLADPGLAAMILPRSGLGHKHGIVLGNLVGLIDSDYQGEIFVSTWNRGKETFTLNPLDRLAQLVVVPVMQVGFNVVDEFTESDRGAGGFGSTGHG
- the coaBC gene encoding bifunctional phosphopantothenoylcysteine decarboxylase/phosphopantothenate--cysteine ligase CoaBC — encoded protein: MNRTVAQLQGRRIVLGITGGVAAYKAAELARLLVKAGAVVDTVLTEAGTRFVGPQTFQAICGRPVWTALWDDRMANGMAHIDLTRGADALVVVPATADFLAKLAQGLAGDLLSTLALARDCPLLAAPAMNRQMWENPATRRNVAQLRADGVTLLGPAWGEQACGEVGEGRMLEAAEIFDDLVAFFQLKPLAGKRVLMTAGPTFEPLDPVRGITNSSSGKMGFALARACAEAGAQVTLVAGPCPQPTPRGVTRLDVVSALDMRNAVLAQMPGQDVFIAVAAVADYRPVQAADHKIKKTGAQLTIELTPNPDILAEVAALPNPPFCVGFAAESRDLATYAEGKRQAKKLSLVVGNLVQDGLGGDRNAVTLFDAAGAHPLPEADKLTVARGIVAHLAKLL